The sequence CTGAAAACACCTGGATGGCATTCGACAGCTCAGTAGCTATGGGAGCTGATGTGCTGGAAATGGATCTGAGATTGACAAAAGATTCTGTGATTGTTACCCATCACGATGCTGAAATTGATAATACCAGTAATGGGACCGGGAAAATAGCAGACCTCAGCCTGAGTGATCTTCAATCCCTCAACTTTGGCTATTATTTTACAGATTTGTCTGGCAAAAAACCTTATGAAAATCAGCACGTTGAAATTGCCACACTGGAAGGGCTCTTCAAAAAATACCCTCAGATGAAAATGATTATTGAAATCAAAGATGAAGGAGAATGGGGAAAAACAGCAGCAGAAAAAGTTTTTGAGCTTGTTACAAAATACCAGATGCAAAATCAGGTGATTGTCGCTTCATTTCATGACGAAATTCTCAGGTATTTCCTCGACATATCACAATCGAAAGTGCCGGTTTCAACCTCTGAGCGTGAAGCAACCAAATTTGCCCTTACTGCCAAAAGCTTTACAGGTTTTACCTTTGTTCCGGAAGCCGTTGCTGTTCAGCTTCCGCTTAAAAGTTCAGGTCTGAACCTCGGCACCAGAAGGATCATTGCTTCTTGCCATCATCACAACATGGCCATTCACTACTGGACCATCAACGACAAGGAAGAAATGAGAGACTTAATTGAAAAAGGAGCAGATGGAATCATTACCGACCGACCCGACATCATGGCAGAGCTTCTGAAGGAAATGAACTTATAACTTATTCAATAACAACTAATTAAAATTAAAAATTATGAAAAAGAGTGTATTTGTTCCCTTATTACTGGCAGGTATGTTTATAATTTTTACCTCGTGCCAGTCGAAAAAGAAGAAAGATGATGAAGCAAAACTCAAAGCCAGTCAGGAACTATTGCTGAAAGCTCAGGGATTTTTCAAATCCTTGCCAAAGGTAGCAGAAAACCCTGATAATGAGATTACTGATGCAAAAGTTTTGCTGGGAAAAGTTTTGTATTTCGATGTTGCCCTCTCAAAAGACAATAAAATCAGCTGCAATTCGTGCCACAACCTCTCCACCTACGGAGTTGACAATCTGCCTGTATCTCCCGGAAATGACGGGAAAAACGGTACACGCAACAGTCCCACGGTGTTGAATGCCGCTCTTGATTTTGTTCAGTTCTGGGATGGCCGCAACAAAGACGTGGAAGAACAGGCTGGCGGACCTATCCTTAATCCTGTCGAAATGGCC is a genomic window of Sphingobacteriales bacterium containing:
- a CDS encoding glycerophosphodiester phosphodiesterase → MPQNIWIIAPGTRPLMIAHGSAKLLFPENTWMAFDSSVAMGADVLEMDLRLTKDSVIVTHHDAEIDNTSNGTGKIADLSLSDLQSLNFGYYFTDLSGKKPYENQHVEIATLEGLFKKYPQMKMIIEIKDEGEWGKTAAEKVFELVTKYQMQNQVIVASFHDEILRYFLDISQSKVPVSTSEREATKFALTAKSFTGFTFVPEAVAVQLPLKSSGLNLGTRRIIASCHHHNMAIHYWTINDKEEMRDLIEKGADGIITDRPDIMAELLKEMNL
- a CDS encoding cytochrome-c peroxidase, with the translated sequence MKKSVFVPLLLAGMFIIFTSCQSKKKKDDEAKLKASQELLLKAQGFFKSLPKVAENPDNEITDAKVLLGKVLYFDVALSKDNKISCNSCHNLSTYGVDNLPVSPGNDGKNGTRNSPTVLNAALDFVQFWDGRNKDVEEQAGGPILNPVEMAMPNEKAVVDKIKKDSKYQKLFADAYPGQKDPFTFENIRKAIAAFERTLMTPSKFDEFLSGKTEALNDDEQKGLATFMDQGCTTCHIGQNLGGTMFHKFGLFGNYWEMT